In the Clostridium beijerinckii genome, one interval contains:
- the tlp gene encoding small acid-soluble spore protein Tlp, which translates to MKNKLDNRKDNVDRIQYNIDRTILNCELADEMIEKTDDPKMQETLKEKNDRREEALRGMREEIRDEALDKERGYK; encoded by the coding sequence CTAGATAACAGAAAAGATAATGTAGATAGAATTCAATATAACATTGATAGAACCATCTTGAATTGCGAACTTGCAGATGAAATGATAGAAAAAACTGATGATCCTAAAATGCAAGAAACATTAAAAGAGAAGAATGATAGAAGAGAAGAAGCGCTTCGAGGCATGAGAGAAGAAATTAGAGATGAGGCATTGGATAAAGAAAGAGGATATAAGTAG